The sequence AGAGAAAACTATCATGGCCCTCCTCAAAGAAAGGCACCCCAGATGGAAAGCTGTTATAGCATCCAGCACTTGGAGGATCTCTGCTTCCCCATTGAGGTTTGCCTTCTTGAGATGCCACTGTCATCAAGTCTTCCATCCTAATCCAAGCAATATAGCTCACGATCTGTAAATGTGATTCGCAGGAATGTTTACACTTTGAATTAAACATAAACACTCACATGTACTTGTCATGGCATTGAAATTCACCGATCCCAGGGAATTTCCATCTCCCATCTCCAGAAGGATGTGCAGGATATCTGAAAGAAATACAGCGTAAGATAAATCTATTGTAGCTACTGCAGCTTTATGATTCGTAATCTACAGAAAAACGGAAGTACCTAAGCTCCCCGGAAGGACCAAGACCGACACCTATTTCTTCAATCACGTTTCCAAAATATGGTTCAAATTTTGTAGAGAAACTGAGCATAAAATCTTCATAGCACTGAACAGCGGTTCGACCACCAAACAAAGGAAGTTGATCAACTCCAAGTGTCAGATAGTCATTATTGGAGAATCCGTTTTTATCTCGATAGTAAATATCCTTATTGACGTCTccaatctgaaaaaataaatgcATACAAAAAAACAGCCGAGTGAAAAAAAAAGCTATCCGAATCTCCATCTTTAACCAAAGTCTTTACTATGTCTACAACTTACAAACCTCACGGATCCAGAGTGGAAGACTGATGCCTCCTTTTCCACCAAACAAGTGCATATTCgaatgaaaacaaagagaaacgTGTAGCTTCAACCCCGCCTCAGAGATCAGCCTGAAGAGCTCTTCGTACAATGACCATTTAAACTCGAGAGGACAGAAACGCTCCACAATCCCCCACCAAACCTCAACAGCGACTCCATGAACACCAGCTAACTTGAGCGCCTTGAGAGAAACAGTCAAAGCCTTGAGCCTGAAACGATAACAGAACGTTACACTTGTCTTGTTATAGTAAGGTAATGATACATTGGAACATTTGGGGAAAGATTTAACCTTTTAATGATTGGGCAGCCAGAAGCATCGATTCCAAATGTATCAATAGGCATCATCACGTAAACAGGGACTTTCTTGTGCCTTGATGATACCAACACAAACGATCTTGATTTCTCCCGAGCATCCATGCTGTGTATAATGTATTCAatcaatactaaaaaaaaacctaaagatTCAATTTTGATTCCACGAGAGAAACGAAATGTTCTAAAGGTACCTGAAGATTCGGCTGTTACCGGCGACGGAGCTCCGTTTGGTGATCAAACGACCGCGTTTGAAAGAAGGAACATAAGAAACGTTTCGGAAGAAGTTGCGGTTCCGCCGGAAGCAAGAGAATCCTCCGGGGTGGGAGAAGGTACCGCCGGAAACTCCGCGGCAGCCGCAGCGGATTCCTCCAGTCTCCGCCATTTTTCGTGTGTCTCTTCTCCTTCGTCggaagatattttttttctgatgCGGAGGAAAAGAGACGGAGATGGAGTACCTGCAAcgcaatttttatttttcctttttttaaatcgagaaagattatttaaatttatattttggccctcttctttttcttttgctgcTTTTCTTTTCTAGTTTTTGCCCATATGTTTAAGTGCTTCAAAAATTGACCCCGTTAGTATTTTATGTTGACTTTATATACTCCAATATTGTTGATTGGAAATAAGTATAGTTGATTGTTGTATGAAATCAATCAGTGAACTTCAAAGAATTTTAGTTTAATCAATGCTTGAAATagcataatttttgtttttcaaactcGTGAAACAAATGAATGTTTTGTATCCAGTGTGTAACCTGAGATGTTAAAATGTAAATCCTATTATgcatttgataataaataaataaatacgagGACTTGAGTAGCATATACTCAAAACTATATGTACTTTAGATGTGTATCATTCagaaaaaagatatatatcCACTGGAATTACGCTTTTtgacaaaataaacaaaaaaaaatccgttGAACTGATAACTTTTGCTGACGTGGGAACATCTCGTCCCGTAGTGGATAAGCATGTAAATTATCCATTCGAAACAGATCCCATGCTACTCGCCGTCTCGCTCCCATCACCACCTACTCTGCTTACCAATTTTAGTGTGTTTTCTGGCACAATAAATAATCAATACTACCACGTATAATATCATGTAAAATTATTGTTTCCCTATTTATGTTTTCGTTAGGGACGATGAAGTTAAAGCATGGGTCCACGTTATGTCGAGTTTCAGTCTTCCTACTCATCAAGTGGCAAAACTATACTTGATTTATTCGAACGTGAAGTAGATGACAAGATTTTCGGTTAGTTAAGTTCCGTAGTTTGGACATAGCAGGATATTAGGtgcttgtttttatttatgGTGTCGCTTGTGCATCTGCAAGGACATATATTTCTTAAAACGATTGTTAGAAATACCAGGTGTATGGTATTATCCTTTTTATAACAAAAGAAATgtgatttttgttgttgttttcttgaATGTACATTTCAGTTTGAGCACATAGGGCTGCCAAGGGTTTGTTAAGATAAGTCGTAAGTGGAATACTCTCAGCTGTTACATGTGATGGAGATGGGAACATTCATACCCATGCAACAAATCTAAAGATAAGTAATTGGTTACTCCTAGCAACATCAGTGATAATGTAAGaaacatataatttattatgagAAATCTTCCAAAGAAACTCCTATATAGCTAATAGCCTTAGATagaaatgtgaaatataaataatttgtagATGCTCATAGAATAAAATGGAAAGTGGAGAGTGTTTCAGGAATAAGCTGCGAATAGAAATTTTCATGTGGCATCTTGGACTACTGACCAACTTGGTTTAACTGGTTACAATCAGCCGTAGCTCATCAATTGTTTCCGTTGTATTCAATGGAGCAGAACGGGTTCTCTTTTCTCCCTTTTCTTATCCAGATGACCTCAAATGCCGAGGAAGCTGCTCCCTTCACTTATGAGACAGGGCAGGAGATGACTGAAGCCATGTTTGACGAGAGTTGTTTGGATGGTCAATACAATCCAGTGGTCCAGATGACAGCTTATATGGATACAATGTAATGAATTTTAGGGAATATGTTCTGAAAGTTATGATGGATACCAATAACAGATAGAACAATAGCAATACCAAAAAAGCAAGCAACTTGTATATTAAGAATTATTTAAACAATATTCTTAGATCTGTTTAATCCGATTTATTCAACGTCACACTTGACTAGAGACACAGACTAATTCTTAATCTACCTAAAGCACAGTGGTCGAGATGTTCTCACCAATTGCTCTAAAAATGATCACAATTCAGATACACTCTAGAACTTGATATTCAATCCCCAAAAGCCTTGACTTAGTTGAAATGCTCGATCACCTATATACACTTCAACTAACTAGTATATATTGCGATATACATAAATCTTCCCACCTAGCCAAACTTCCTAGAATTTTGGGTCATTGTCTTTGGCTAACGGCTTCCACTTGTTTTATCCACCATGTGTAACAGAACCTAAGGCTTGTATAACACACATGAACCAACGCTCAAATCTTGAGCTTACATGTTTCATATCGTGAACCCGTTAAGCAGACTATCCCAGGTTTAAACTACTGGTTAATGGCTAGAGTTTCTCTTTGTTTATTTCCTTCTATTGTTGGTTGAATTGGAAGAGCTTTAAAACACATTATTTATCAAGTAGATTCGTCTATGATTGGGTTATCAAGTTCCAATTTAATAGCTCCTATCAAATTCTCAAGACATTTCACACCCCAAAAAGAAACTCCTCAAAACACTATTGATTGatacaaaaaatgtaaaaattacaTATCGAAATGAAGAATCAAAACTAGacaaaaatgtcaaatattTTTCTCCTATAGAACCAAGCCGGCACCCAAGATCATCAATGCGCAAAGAACATCGTGTTGAACGGAATTAGAAGCCGACTTCTCTCCGGTAGGAACCGCAGCAGTCTCCGGCGCCAAGTCTGCCGTCGCTGGTGCCGAACTACTCACCGGTCGACGCCCGTAAGGAAATATTTCAGGCGCATTGGCTGGGGTGGAGGGAATAGACGGAGTACCAGGGGTTGTTACCGGCGCTGAAGTCTCCGGAGCATCGGCCGATGGTGACTGGGTCGCTGGAGCAGTGGCAGGCGTTACAATAGAAGCAGTGGGACTCGTCACCGGAGCAGCGATGGGAGACTTCACTGGGTTCGTAGTTGGAGAAGAGACTGGACTCGTGGCGGCAGAGGGAGAAGAAACAGGGGAAGTCGCCGGAGCAAAGACAGGAGGTTGCAAAGGAGACGCAATGGTTCGAGATAAAACAGGGGGAGTTGCTGAAGGAGACGCAATGGTTGGTGAGGAAACAGGAGACTTCGCAGGAGTTGCAATGGTCCGGGAGGATCTAGGGGATGTAACCGGAGCAAAAACAGGGGATTTAACAGGAGTTGCAATGGACCGAGAGGAAACAGGGGAAGTCGGCGGAGAAAAAACAGGGGATCTCGGTGGAGCTGCAATAGTCGGAGACAAAACAGGAGACTTTCTCGGAGAAGAGTGAGGGAATTTCGCAGGAGTCGCGGCTGTCGGAGAGGAAACAGGGGAACTCGTCGGCGTCAAAACAATAGATTTCACCGGAGACGTCGCAGGTGTCATCGGAAAATGTGCGGCCGGAGGAAGTAAAGTGGGTGTTCGAGATAAACTCGGGGACTTCGCTGGAGAATAACTCTGATGTGGTTTCGCAAGGGAGTGCAGCGGAGGACTCGCCGGAGGAGGTTGTTTCTCAGCGAGTCTGGGCGATTGAACGGGTGCATTGTCGGCTAGTACATTACCAGAAATAGAAAGTGAGAAAACAATTAAAGAAAGTACGACAAAACGATTCATCGTTTTCTTTTGTCGTCTCGtctctgagaaaaaaaaaaagaaagaattaagAGTGTTCGGAAgtaaaaaatggatttttataAGAAATAGATTTTTCTATAGAACACGAAAAGTTGTGAATTGTTAATACCCGAGATATATGACCGTTGGAGGCGGAGGAGGCGCCTGTAATTTTAACCGGCTGTAGTAAGTGTAGTAGCCGTTAACCGGAAGAAGGCAACGGGTTACTATTAATTAGACTACAGTAAGTTTAACTAAGAGAGGCTCAGATGACGTGCCGTTTATAAAATTCGCAAAGCCCTGAACGGCAAGTAGTTTACGTTTGTCCTCCGAATAGGCCCATTAAAATCCAAACCCAGAGAGAGTGATGCTTGTAGTAGCCCATTAAACATGCGAATGTTGACACGTGTCATCTTTAGATTTATAATGCGCTTTTCCACGGCGTACATTAGCAATATTACTTGGATGATCCTAGAAATTTCACAAAGggtgaaaatgaaatattaaggTTTCGGGGACGAAGATTCTGCAATCTCTTCTGCTCATTGAGGTTTGTTCATGCTCGAGTGAGCTTTAAGCTTAGCGGTACTCTGATTTGAAAATACGATTGAAAGGAAGGAGCTTTACTATGGATGAGGGAGATGGGAGAGATGAGATGGAACAATTCCACCAAAACGAGGCGATCTCTGCCGTCGCAGACGATGGTTTTACGGCGGAGGAAGATGACGACGACGACTATGATGATCTTTACAACGACGTTAATGTCGGAGAAGGGTTTCTTCAGTCTGTGAGAAAAAACGACGAAGCTGGATCAAGAGACGAGGAGAAGGAGGAGGTTAAACCCGAGGGTGAAGATAAGGTTGAATCAGTTTTAGGTACGTCGGAAGCTGAGGTCTCGATCCCTGGCTTGGTTGGTGAGGGGGTTGCCGTCAAAGAAGaagcaggaggaggaggagaaagtGGAAATGGAGCTCAAGAGCTTAAGGTAAGTGATGTTAGTGATGGGCTTAAGGCCAATAATGTTGAGGCTCCTATAGGGAATATTGTTTTGCCACCACCGCCTAGCTTAGGAAATAACGAGAATTTGATGAGACCTGTGATGGGTAATGCTAATGGCGTGGCTCCTCCTGGACCTGGTGGTAACATACCCGGGAACGGGGCTATCATTCATATGCCTGGTGTTGTTAATGGTGGGGGAACCGGTGGTGGAGGAGCTTTTGTTTACGTTGGGGATTTGCATTGGTGGACAACTGATGCTGAAATCGAGGCAGAGCTTTGCAAGTATGGTGCAGTGAAGGAGGTTAAGTTCTTCGACGAGAAAGCTAGTGGGAAGTCGAAAGGGTTTTGTCAAGTGGAGTTTTATGATCAAATGGCAGCTACTGCTTGCAAAGAAGGGATGAATGGGTTTGAATTCAACAGTAGGCCTTGTACTGTTGATTTTACTTCTCCGCATTTGGGCAAGAGAATGGGGGAGGCGCATGTGAATAGGAACCAGCAGGTGCAGTCTGGATTTTCACAAGCTAAGAAAGGAGGCCCTGCTGATTCCCCGATTAAACCCCTAGCGACCACCAACAGCAATAATAACGGCGGGAGTTTCCAAGGTGGGGAAAATAGAGGATTTGGCAGGGGTAATTGGGGTAGAGGAATGGGTGGTAGAGGACCAGGTGGTCAGATGAGGAATAGGCCTGGTGGGATGGGTGGAAGAGGTTTTGGTGGAGGTGGGTTTGGTCAAGGAATGGGCACAGGGCCTCCTATGAATATGATGCATGCTCAATCAATGATGGGGCAAGGGTTTGAACAAGCTTTTGGTGGACCCATGGCGAGAATGGGTGGCTATGGAGGATTCCCTGGTGCTCCAGTTCCTCCGTTTCCTGGGCTTATGACTTCGTTCCCTCCTGTTGGATTACCTGGAGTGGCACCTCACGTGAATCCAGCGTTTTTTGGAAGAGGGATGCCAATGAATGGAATGGGAATGATGCCTAATGCTGCTGCTGATGGAGGGCATAATATGGGAATGTGGGATCCTAACAGTGGAGGATGGGGTGGTGAAGATTTGGGTGGTGGGAGAGCTGCGGAATCGAGTTATGGGGAGGAAGCTGCATCAGATCATCAGTATGGAGATCGTTCGAATCATGTgaaggaaaaggaaaaaggtTCAGAAAGAGAATGGTCTGGTTCATCTGATAGAAGGAATCGTGAGGATAAAGATGCTGGTTATGAAAGGGACATACCGAGGGAGAAAGATGTTGTTCATGGTTATGATTTGCCGGAGAGAAGGCATCGTGATGATAGAGACAGTGGTCGTGAGCGTGAGAGGGAACATCATCATAAAGAGCGTGAACGCTCCAGGGATCGTGACAGAGAAAGGGACAGAGAGAGGGATCGTCATAGAGAAGAACGAGAAAGATATGGTGGTGATCATCGTAACAGACACAGGGAAGAACCTGAGCTTGATGATGAATGGAACAGAAGTGGATCGTCCAGAGGACACAGCAAATCACGGTTGTCTCGGGAGGATAACCATCACTCAAGATCAAGGGATGCTGATTATGGGAAACGAAGGCGGCTTACAACTGAATAATGGTATCTTTCATTCCTCCTGTAAATTGTACCATTCTTTTTCATGTTTTGCATTAAGACATGGCTAATTATTACAGGTCAGATGAGTTTTTAGACTAAAAGTTAGCTGTTCGCATGGACATGTTACTGTCTCATTGTCTAAAACTAGTGTATGCACTCTTACAACAACTTTTCGGGTTGATACTAATCATTGTGGTGTATACGTTTGCATCGTTCTTTGCAGACTAGGGTTCCTGCTGTCTTCTTAAATTCACAGCGTTATGGGTAGACTGACTTTGGGAGCTCCTCCAAAAATCTGAAGCCTTGTAACAGAAAGAAGGCTCTCACTGGTGAAATCTCTTCTTCAACTCAGCTTAGTTAAGTGGAAAGAAACTCGGCAAACTTTTGCCTTTTAAGTTCTAAGACACCTTaccttttaccatttttatgtGAAATTTCTAAGACCAATGTGTTGTGGTGATGCTATGGCCTTTCGAGTGTCCATCCAATTGTGTTTAGATCTTATTCTTACTGTTTCTGAACTTTGTTGTTCTCTAGTTGTATTAGTTGCAGCCAAATTAGTTAGCCTGGCCAGTACTACTGATCTCGTTTCTTCATGTTTTAGCCATCTGAGTTGTATTCTTCTGGTCATGGAAAGAAACATGACAAATGTAACAGCATGTGCATCCTTTGGGGATTGTATTTTTGTGATTTCCGAAAGTGATGTGGTAGATCATTTTTTGTTCTCATTGTTGTAGAAGAATTCTGATAGCTCCTTGTTCAAGTATCTACATAATAGAAATTCAGATTTATCCACGATTTTGTAGCTATTAACACATACTCATCAATGGCATAATACCATATATTTCCCCTTTTTCAATAGCACTGGCCAAGTTAATATTCTTCCTTTGTTCACTTGAGACATTGCTTGATTCATTAGAATATGTTTCTAATAGTTTTGCTTTCTTGTTTGCTTGAATGTGTCCCTTCTTTCTCTGCAATCCATCAATGTGGCACCACTCAGCTTGGTATTAGTTTGGTAGAAAAGATCATTAATGTCAACACCAATGGTCTCCTCCCTTACTGCTAGACCAAATTAAAATGGGGCAAAGGGATCAAAATGCAGAGAACAGTTTTAGAGTGTTGAAAGTTTGAACAAAATGTCTTAAAAAGGAAAAACCTAAAAATCATAATGGTGTTTAAAATGGGGAATAAATCCTAGAGGAGCTTATGTCAAATCGTCTACACAAATGAAGCTGCTTAATTATATGGTAAGTAAGCCACCACTCATCagcttcttcctctctctcagACTCTaccaaaagtaaaataaaaccTGCTTGTAGCACAACTCCAGGCAACAACAACAAGCAAATTACATTCTCTAATATACTTGCCTAGTGACTGACAATAGGCAAATAGGGATATAGAGACCCCTTGAAGATGAAGTAGTAGCTAAGACTAAGATCTATGTGCTCTGTGATCAGGCCTTAACCtcctctccaccaccaccagatCCTCCTCcagctttctctctctctttctcagcatcctcttcttctccttcctcagCATCGGCTTCATCTGCTAGCTTTGTGAGCTCATCTTGGATCATCAGCTTTATCGATGATTTTTTTGAGGTGAGATCGATATCAAACTTCCCAACTGAAAAGACAAAGGTGAAAACAATCCACGTTACCCAATACCATATGCAGGAAAAGAACTGCTAGGGAACAATATCATCTGGTTCATACCTAGTCGCTTGAGGATGTCACTGAATGTGgcctgtcaaaaaaaaaatgataaaagccTTTGTTAGATATCTATCTTCTAATAAGCTCAAATTACAATAAAGTTTTCATGACACGGATCTTTCATAAGTTTAAATCCTCACCGTGTTGAAGTCAACCACTTTCAAGATGTCAACAATTGCAGTTTTCAACTCCTCATCACTAGGTTCCTTGTTTTTGTCTTTCCCTTTTCCTCCTCTTTTTCCTATAAAAGCAGATGAAGTGACTAATATTTCCCCAGCTTATGACAAATGCATGTAGTCAAAATGCTCTTCACTCTCAatgaaagatttaaaaaaaagagaggatatGAACAAACCTGGTTTCTCTTTGGGTGCTGATTTTGAAGGAACAGAGGACTGCTCCTTGGCAGGTTTCtcagtcttcttcctcttagaGGATGATGCCTTTGGACTTGTTTCAGTGTCGTCGTCGTCATCAAACTTCTTACGTTTTCCTGCTGAGCGCTTTTGAGTAACTTTCTTCGGTGGTGGACTGGGTTTCTCAGAAACTGCAGCTTTCTTGCTTCTTGATTTCCCTGCTGCAGCAGACTCTTTCTTTCCACCAGACACTTTCCTAGAAACACGTTTCTTctttttagtttcttcctctgACTCCTCCTCAGATTCAACCTTCTCCTCGCTTTCAGAAGGCTGAGGCGCCTCATCATCCGATTTGTCAGGAATCCCGTTTTCattctcctcctcttccatcttttcttctttctcctcctcctctgcctctgcctcctcctcctctttctcttcttcttcctcctcttcttcagaCTCATCATCAGAATGAGTTAAGCTCTTTTTGTCACTCCTTGTTGCTTCATCAGTCTTTTTTTGGctctgagaaaaaaaatacacaaataaatTAATCACATCTCAGGTCCCTTGACCAGACAGCTTCATACACATTAAACCGACACACACATGCTCTTCACAGTTTTCAACAACCTCAAGTTCCAAGCTATTGAATAATACCTTTGCTGATCGTTTTGAAGATGAACTTCCAGCTGCTTGCGAACTTTTCTTAGGAGTTCTTTTGCGCTTTGCGCTCTTTAcaacagaaaaaatatattggtaaatacaaaaaaaaaaacatttcaagcTCAAATGCAGAAAAAGTGTTTCTAATACCAAACTTACCTTCTCTTCCTCCTCATTAACTAGATCATCAGTAGTCGCATGTGGCTTCTCCAAAAAGTCAAACAGCTTCGCAACAATATCTTCCTATATTTGAGAAAACAACCACAAAGTCAGTTGCCAAGTTGATTACATTGGAAAGAGTGCAGCTACACAAAAAACGAATGTGCCATAATAaccttcttctttcttgtaGCCTTGCCAACATATATGTCAAAGAGATCACAAAACTCCAACAGCCTTTCTTTGTTGCATTTGTCAAGCTTTTCTTTTACTTTGTCTTTTGCCTTTTCCTGGCATGTGTCATTTGAGAAATCAATTACAATGCAAGGACAAATGAGATGAGCATATATGTACATCAAGCCTAATGTGTGTATGCCGCCTACCTCATCTCCTTGCCATTTGTAGCCAGAAAAGCGCAATATGTTTGCCTTGACCTGAGCAGCCTGTCAGAGCAATACAATCGAGTCACATATAAACATGATTAGCATCGTGAGGATATCAATGAAAGGATACAAAGAGATGCTCACTTTCCCTCTTCTCCCACCAAATAGAATTGTGTGCAGCAGCTTGAGAACATCATCAGGCTTCCTCCTTGATATCTTGTTAGCAACTGCAGAGAAACATACAACTTATCAACTTCGTTTCAAGTGATTGAGCAGGTGAGAAAAATAAGCATTTAGAAACTATGGTCATGGCAATCATCTTCACATAATCATTTAGATTATGCAGAGAGGAACTTTAAAATGGCTATTTGGAATAGGAACATACCATTGGGGATATCTTTGAGAGGTGTTCCTTTTCCCTGCAACATCCAAAGGTAAAATCATTAAACAGATCTAACAGATAATACACTATAGAGACCAAAACACATGAAACTATTGGCAAAACCTTTTCAACTTGGAACTCCTTTGAAGAATCTTTATCAACCACAGCGACAAGCCTCTCAACAGATTTTCTCTCACGGACAGGGCGATCAGAGCTGTAAGGAGTCTTAGATTCAGTatccttcttttctttctcactCTGTGTCTTCCCGCGAGCCTTCTCATTCTTCCCTTTCTCTCGCTTGCTAGACTTCTTGCTATCTTCTTTATCTCCACCTTCTGTTTCATCAttgctcttttctttttcatcttctttctcatcCATGCTCTCGTCTTTATCATCTTCCTTCTCCTCCTCTACATCTTCATTCTCATTATCATTTTCATCCTTACTCTCTGTTGTGTTGTCCTCCACTTTAGCCTCCTCCACCTTAGCGTCAGCCTCCGcttcttctttgtttgtttcttccTCCTTCCCCTCATTATTTTCCTTTGCTGCCTCTTCTTTGTTATCATCCGCTTCTGTATTGTCCTCCTTGTCTCCACCAGCCAACTTCTCTTCCTCTTTATCCTCTTCTTCGTTTCCATTTACTTTCCCTCCTTCTAGTTTCTCCTCCTCTGACTCTTTCTCAGCTTTATCTTGGGCTCCTTCAGTAGCATCAATCTTGTCCACCCCTTCATTTTCAGCACCCTTTACGTCTTTATTATCTTCAGACACCACAGCTTCCTTCATCTCAGTATCTTCTTCAGTAGCACCTCCAGAAACACCATCATCAGCTTCTAACTTCTTGCCATCTGTGTCTTCATCCTCCATTTTGTTAGCTTCTGGTATTCCATTATCTTCTTCCGTTTTAGCAATCTCTGCTTGCTCCTTGTCTTCTGTTTTCTCAGTCTcagctttgttttctttttctttttctgcagCCTCAGCCTCTGCCTCTTTATCTTCCCCCTCATTCTTTTCTTCATCTATCTCCATTTTCTCAGGAGCAGTATCCTCGTTTTTCTTGGTTTCATGTGTTTCTTTGGCGCTAGCATTCTCAACCGCTTGTTTTCCAGTGATTGCATCTGATGGCTTCGGAAGAGAAGTGGTCCCATTCGCTGTTGGCTCCACGGTGACCTTCGTATTCGTATCTTCCTCCCCCATCGTTAATTCAGTGCTCAGCAGATCTACAAGACCAGATTCATGAAAACATATTAGTTCAAGATGAATTCCAAATCTCACAAAGAAACGGAGTGTGCAAGTAAGAAAGCATTCAAAAGAAGGAACAAACTCATTGCAACATGTAAACTTCATTGCATTCTATCTTTCTACATACAACaggttgaaaagaaaaaaaaaagtttcaattttttcaaaGGAAATAGACACACCCACTAAGTTCTTCTTAATAATTCAGATCAAATCTAAACAGaaaaattatcataaatttGAATactttctggaaaaaaaaacaaaaaaaaaaacatagatttagaTCCAAAACAAACTAACTCAGACAAAACCAAACACTCATACGgttcctatctctctctctctctctctctctctctctggaacCTCAAATTCGAAGGCTTTTCAGCTAAGCTAAGCACAAATTTGCAGATCAGAGAGAAAGGCAAACACAAACCCTAAACGCGACTTCATCAAGCAAAGACAACATTCATCAAGAAAGCAAAATAGAAAGAACCCACATGCGAATTCAGGCGAAGCTGGCAAgtaaagatcaaaagaaaagaagctCACACAGTGAGACTCGATAAAGGAGAAGACTTTGGAATCTCACCTCGCTCTGCTATATCCAAAGGCACtctactcttcttctttttttaataattgttcCGCTCGAATCAGAACCAATACCATCCGGACGCAGTACCGGTTTTTAAATACAG is a genomic window of Brassica napus cultivar Da-Ae chromosome A2, Da-Ae, whole genome shotgun sequence containing:
- the LOC106389748 gene encoding inactive beta-amylase 4, chloroplastic, encoding MAETGGIRCGCRGVSGGTFSHPGGFSCFRRNRNFFRNVSYVPSFKRGRLITKRSSVAGNSRIFSMDAREKSRSFVLVSSRHKKVPVYVMMPIDTFGIDASGCPIIKRLKALTVSLKALKLAGVHGVAVEVWWGIVERFCPLEFKWSLYEELFRLISEAGLKLHVSLCFHSNMHLFGGKGGISLPLWIREIGDVNKDIYYRDKNGFSNNDYLTLGVDQLPLFGGRTAVQCYEDFMLSFSTKFEPYFGNVIEEIGVGLGPSGELRYPAHPSGDGRWKFPGIGEFQCHDKYMMEDLMTVASQEGKPQWGSRDPPSAGCYNSFPSGVPFFEEGHDSFLSDYGRFFLEWYSGKLICHADAILAKAADVLRRRQEEEKSSVMLVAKIGGIYWWYKTSSHPAELTAGYYNTALRDGYDPVASVLSRHGAALHIPCLDMADSETPEKYLCSPEGLLRQIHDVSKRRTIQVTGRNTSERFDQMGLRQIRENCVQPNGETVRSFTFFRLNEKIFRVENWNNFVPFIRQMSADV
- the LOC106408441 gene encoding uncharacterized transmembrane protein DDB_G0289901; this encodes MEQNGFSFLPFLIQMTSNAEEAAPFTYETGQEMTEAMFDESCLDGNISGALAGVEGIDGVPGVVTGAEVSGASADGDWVAGAVAGVTIEAVGLVTGAAMGDFTGFVVGEETGLVAAEGEETGEVAGAKTGGCKGDAMVRDKTGGVAEGDAMVGEETGDFAGVAMVREDLGDVTGAKTGDLTGVAMDREETGEVGGEKTGDLGGAAIVGDKTGDFLGEE
- the LOC106389765 gene encoding cleavage and polyadenylation specificity factor subunit 6-like, with product MDEGDGRDEMEQFHQNEAISAVADDGFTAEEDDDDDYDDLYNDVNVGEGFLQSVRKNDEAGSRDEEKEEVKPEGEDKVESVLGTSEAEVSIPGLVGEGVAVKEEAGGGGESGNGAQELKVSDVSDGLKANNVEAPIGNIVLPPPPSLGNNENLMRPVMGNANGVAPPGPGGNIPGNGAIIHMPGVVNGGGTGGGGAFVYVGDLHWWTTDAEIEAELCKYGAVKEVKFFDEKASGKSKGFCQVEFYDQMAATACKEGMNGFEFNSRPCTVDFTSPHLGKRMGEAHVNRNQQVQSGFSQAKKGGPADSPIKPLATTNSNNNGGSFQGGENRGFGRGNWGRGMGGRGPGGQMRNRPGGMGGRGFGGGGFGQGMGTGPPMNMMHAQSMMGQGFEQAFGGPMARMGGYGGFPGAPVPPFPGLMTSFPPVGLPGVAPHVNPAFFGRGMPMNGMGMMPNAAADGGHNMGMWDPNSGGWGGEDLGGGRAAESSYGEEAASDHQYGDRSNHVKEKEKGSEREWSGSSDRRNREDKDAGYERDIPREKDVVHGYDLPERRHRDDRDSGREREREHHHKERERSRDRDRERDRERDRHREERERYGGDHRNRHREEPELDDEWNRSGSSRGHSKSRLSREDNHHSRSRDADYGKRRRLTTE
- the LOC106389775 gene encoding DEK domain-containing chromatin-associated protein 4-like, which encodes MGEEDTNTKVTVEPTANGTTSLPKPSDAITGKQAVENASAKETHETKKNEDTAPEKMEIDEEKNEGEDKEAEAEAAEKEKENKAETEKTEDKEQAEIAKTEEDNGIPEANKMEDEDTDGKKLEADDGVSGGATEEDTEMKEAVVSEDNKDVKGAENEGVDKIDATEGAQDKAEKESEEEKLEGGKVNGNEEEDKEEEKLAGGDKEDNTEADDNKEEAAKENNEGKEEETNKEEAEADAKVEEAKVEDNTTESKDENDNENEDVEEEKEDDKDESMDEKEDEKEKSNDETEGGDKEDSKKSSKREKGKNEKARGKTQSEKEKKDTESKTPYSSDRPVRERKSVERLVAVVDKDSSKEFQVEKGKGTPLKDIPNVANKISRRKPDDVLKLLHTILFGGRRGKAAQVKANILRFSGYKWQGDEEKAKDKVKEKLDKCNKERLLEFCDLFDIYVGKATRKKKEDIVAKLFDFLEKPHATTDDLVNEEEEKSAKRKRTPKKSSQAAGSSSSKRSAKSQKKTDEATRSDKKSLTHSDDESEEEEEEEEKEEEEAEAEEEEKEEKMEEEENENGIPDKSDDEAPQPSESEEKVESEEESEEETKKKKRVSRKVSGGKKESAAAGKSRSKKAAVSEKPSPPPKKVTQKRSAGKRKKFDDDDDTETSPKASSSKRKKTEKPAKEQSSVPSKSAPKEKPGKRGGKGKDKNKEPSDEELKTAIVDILKVVDFNTATFSDILKRLVGKFDIDLTSKKSSIKLMIQDELTKLADEADAEEGEEEDAEKEREKAGGGSGGGGEEVKA